The uncultured Dysgonomonas sp. genome contains the following window.
AATCTCCTGTGTTTTGTAGCCAATGAAGTTTATAACAAGAGTCTCGTTTACAGCAACGTCGATTTTGAAATTTCCACTTTCATCTGCAATGAATCCACGCTGACTGTTCTTCACCGTCACGGTTGCACCGGGCATGGGCTCTCCACTGTTGTCTTTAATAGTTCCGCTTAACTTCCACATCCCACCCTGGGCATACAGACCCAAAGAGTTGGTAAGCAGAAAGAGAAACAGAAGTCCCACAATCTTAAATCTTTTCATGGTTTAAATTTTAAGGTATTAACGTTAGGGTTTAGTCTTACATTCCGGTCTAAATTGAGGAATGCTCAGTACAAAACTAAAGCATTTTTTATCGTCCGTAGGTTTGAAAACTGTCAAAATAAAGTTTGAAAATTGACATATTTTAATTTTTAGAAGATAATGGACCGCCGCTTCACGGCCCGATTTTACTAGGACTTACGCCGAAATGACGCTTAAAGGCAGTACTAAAATATTTGGCATCGAGAAATCCTGCCATAAGTGATACCTCAACGATTGAATAATTATTTGAGAGCAGTAGTTCTTTTGCATACCGGAGACGAATTGTGCGTATGAATTCATTGGGTGACTGGTCGGTAAGAGCCTTCAGTTTTTCATAAACCAATGTCCGGCTCATAGCCAGTTCCAGACAAAGGTTCTCTACCGAAAAACTGCTATTGGAGATATTGTTGTTCACTATTTTTATGCATTTAGCTATAAACTGTTCGTCTAGGGTGGCGGGTTTCACATGGTCTTCTGTTTCTGTGGTTACATTATCAGGCCTGACGGTTTGCAGGCTGTCGGAAGTCATATAGTACTGCTGGAGGTGTATACGGGTTTTGAGTGCATTAGAAACTTTAATTTTTAGAGCATCTACATCAAATGGTTTGGTTATATAATCGTCAGCCCCTAAAGACAGGCCTTCTATCATGCTCTCCTTGTTGGAGATGGCAGTTAGAAGAATCACATGTATATGTGAAGTCTCTATATTGCTTTTGAGTTGATTGCACAGTTCATCTCCGCGCATTCCGCTCATCATAATATCTGATATGACGATATCAGCTTTGTTCTTTTTGAAAAAGTCCAATGCCTTTTCAGCTGAAGGAACGCTATATACCTTGTACTCGGAAGAAAGAATACCTGAAAGGTAATTCCGCATGTCATCGTTGTCTTCAACAAGCAGTATATTATAATGGTGGTTAGCTAAAGTTGATCTCTTTCTCTTACCTTTTTCCTGTATTTTGTGTATAGTATTTTCCGAATGATCCTTTGCTACTCCGGTATTATAGGACGGGAATGTAAGGAAGAATGATGTCCCTTTACCTTGTTCACTTTCGAAGGATAATTCCGCTCCTATTTGCCTCATTAGTTTGTATGTATACATAAGTCCTATTCCCGCACCGGTTTCGGTTGAATTGATCGCATTGGTTCCCCGGTATATTTCCCGGAAAATTTTTTTCTGTTCCTTTTTGGCAATGCCTATACCGAAATCCTGCACTTCAATTACAGCTTTTTTACCCTTCGTGCTTAAACGGACAATGATATTACCCGGCCCGGGAGAATATTTCACAGCATTGGAAAGCAGGTTGTCAAGAATACTGTCAAGTTTTCTTAAACGTGTTTCGATATATATAATTTCGGGCGGAGACTCTATTGATATCTCCAGATTCTTTACTGCGGCCAGTGGTTCGAACTGGATTACTTTATCTTTTAGAATGTCCTGTAATTCGCATATAGTGAATTTTTGCCTGCCCGGATCGGACATTCCTTCTTTATGGAATTCCAGCAACTGAGACACCATCGTGTGTAATTTGTTGGCGTTAGAACGGGCCAGTCTGAGATATTCCATCCCTCTTGTTTCCAATCCGGCTAACTGGTCAAGACTGTCGAGAGGAGCCATTATGAGAGATAGTGGTGTCCGGATATCGTGTGCTACATTAATGAAAAAATCGAGTCTCTCACGCGAGGCTTTTTTTAGCATAAGTTCGCGATAATATCTCCAACCCCAATAGACAAGTATCGCCAGTGCTAACCCATATAAAGCCCATGCCAGATATGTATTCCAAAAAGGTTTGCGGACAATTATATCGAGTTCGCGTTCAGCGAGTAATACGCCGTCTATCCCATCAAGGCATTGAACCCTAAACCGATACTTTCCGGCAGGTATATTGGTGTAACCTGCCCGGGTAGATTGTGTACTTGTAGTCCAGCCCTCATCAAAGCCTTCCAATATGTATTTATAGGTATAGTTATGCTTACGGTAAATGTTGGGGGCGACGAAACCCATAGAAAACGAATTCTGATTGTGTCCCAGTGAGATACTTTTTGTTTCGGACAAGGGACTTTTCAGTATTTCGGGTGCATCAGCCGGAGTTATGTACTGGTAAGAGAGCATAAAGTCGGTGAAATAGAGTTGCGTTTCATTCTCCATTTTAGTCATCTGATCGGGGCTAAATATTACAGCACCATCTGTACTCCCAAAAGCCATTCTTCCATCGGATAATTGTGCAAATGACATGAACAGAAAGTCCTTGGTTGGCAGGTCTATGTTATAGAGTAACTTTC
Protein-coding sequences here:
- a CDS encoding two-component regulator propeller domain-containing protein, yielding MLILTGVYSLSAQYGFSHAVLSDPQKRMSQSVSGMVKDTNGFLWIASRSGITRYDGYNYRHYQLAEAEVMQDNDGRIVYVRMGPEEALWAFTDRGKIYEYSALSDSFKFIDDISIRDSGRWLNDLYLDQMGILWLGTSCGLLRFDAKKPGTDILASSSKIGVNCIIPLSGGKLAIGTTNGVKWTNTETNTTEGETLAEGHNIMSLYYDSKSDLLWIGTFSNGIRIWNVKDKKYLSVKCLDNLPPSPVKAIREWKDNIYLIGFDGRGVYAVDIISGYCEQILSDSDHHGRILKGNGVYDILVDDNNILVATYTSGVTAISERRNFEWISHQPNNEQSIKGSHVYAIHEDRDGDLWFATNQGISLLHTLSGKWTHFLEQYNSFLTICEDKNGKIWTGGYSTGLYRINKATRDIYHIPSLSEASQLDCIYSSYCDAEGDLWFGCLYTPFAQVSFKDGTQKISLHNINEIRSINSFNKRTLFLATSNGFYLFDKYTHKRRLFFNDPIGIGIQSNSFIYSSVVIGDEIWFGTDGGGLNCMNMKTREVRTFSTNDGLLSNFIYGIIKGRNGILWISTDKGVFCFAPSTGKLLYNIDLPTKDFLFMSFAQLSDGRMAFGSTDGAVIFSPDQMTKMENETQLYFTDFMLSYQYITPADAPEILKSPLSETKSISLGHNQNSFSMGFVAPNIYRKHNYTYKYILEGFDEGWTTSTQSTRAGYTNIPAGKYRFRVQCLDGIDGVLLAERELDIIVRKPFWNTYLAWALYGLALAILVYWGWRYYRELMLKKASRERLDFFINVAHDIRTPLSLIMAPLDSLDQLAGLETRGMEYLRLARSNANKLHTMVSQLLEFHKEGMSDPGRQKFTICELQDILKDKVIQFEPLAAVKNLEISIESPPEIIYIETRLRKLDSILDNLLSNAVKYSPGPGNIIVRLSTKGKKAVIEVQDFGIGIAKKEQKKIFREIYRGTNAINSTETGAGIGLMYTYKLMRQIGAELSFESEQGKGTSFFLTFPSYNTGVAKDHSENTIHKIQEKGKRKRSTLANHHYNILLVEDNDDMRNYLSGILSSEYKVYSVPSAEKALDFFKKNKADIVISDIMMSGMRGDELCNQLKSNIETSHIHVILLTAISNKESMIEGLSLGADDYITKPFDVDALKIKVSNALKTRIHLQQYYMTSDSLQTVRPDNVTTETEDHVKPATLDEQFIAKCIKIVNNNISNSSFSVENLCLELAMSRTLVYEKLKALTDQSPNEFIRTIRLRYAKELLLSNNYSIVEVSLMAGFLDAKYFSTAFKRHFGVSPSKIGP